ATTTTAGCACACAAACCCATAACATCAAAAATTAACCTATAGTAACTCACATTTTTTCCGTTGTCACTTTTACTCACATATTgtggtatttttttctagttgtttttcgtatattttaaaatatccaaaCACCACAAAACCACAAACCTTCCCAAACTTTATAATTACTGACCACATTAAGGTGTTCTATACGTGGCCCTATGATTTCAtccattttgaaattaaaaaaagaaagaagaaAACTGAGAATGAATTACTCGTAcgagattaattatttaaaacactgATGCCGATCACTTTATGCACTCCTAGCAACTGAATGAAAATCCAAGATAACACAGAACCAGCTTCATTTTATCTATTAACACATTATTTGATGCTATAGAAATgtacgaatatttatttagaaaataacattcataaaattataaataaaaataagctgGGTCATTGTTTACCCCGTGTGAGAAACGACaggataagaaaatattttatcaattgttGGTATAGAAATAACTCCACTAAATTAACagctataatatgattaaaaatcaaaattttattgaccACGCCTTCTCAGAGAAGTTTATGTTTGACTAGTTATTACTcgtctaaaatatattgattattgttttacatgtagatgaaaatcaaatacattttattcattcagatcccaattattttatttcctagTCTTACACAACTTCATGGATATTTGACAAAAAACCAAAGgttctacaaaataaaataaacaaagcaAAAAATAGAaccaattgtttatttataaaaatccatGTCTTAAACAGATTCTTGGACTGGTGGTTCATAACCTTCAGGCCTGTCAACTTGAACACCTGTTTCTTCATCCACTACAGTGGTCACACCTTCATCACTATGAAATTCCATGAGTTTACCGATATCCATCCTTGGTTTCTTCAAAACCTTAacctgaaataaatattaacaatatttataatatgaaaacaataagTTGTGGGTCAAATGAAGAAAGTACCTTGCGAATAAAAACATCATGTAATGGATAGATGCTTTGACATTTCTTTTCTATTTCCTTGGCAATAGAATCTGGTCTAAGTTTGTTTACAACTTCCTTCAAGTCGGATTTCACTATTTCTTCAGTTATGGTTTCAACCATCTTTTTACGAATAGCTCtgacctaaaataataaatatacatacaattgtaaaatactaaaatatataaattatacagtacacatataattataaattaagtgtttcatcaaataatttgaaataatacttttatttaagaatttttttttaaatttttctattaaattaactttatatacTCTGTCTACCAAGAGAATGTAATTTTCCCACACATCAAAATGAACCAGTGTCAGTCTCTTAGTTAAATTCTCTAATCAAGCAGTGATCAAAGATCAATGTCACGGTATAAAACGAGAAGTATATGGGTACGTGCAGCAAAAGAAGTTTTGATCACCATCCAGTTGCATTTTTTAAGTAGacaaagtataaatacaaaaatgagtTGAATAATAAGATCTTACTTGAGTGTGTTGGGCATAACACGTTTTTCTGGTGGATGATTGATCTTTAGATGTAAATCCAATACAAAATACACGGAGTAAATATCCATCAGTAGTCTTCACATCAACATTAGCTTCAATCAGAGTTTGCCATTTCTTGACCATCGATCTTAATTTATCAGTTGTCAAGTCCATACCATGGAAGTTAGTCAAAACATTTCTGCCTTTAACATCTTCAGCTATTAATTTGAACTTACGGAAACTCCTTTCAGCTCCATCATCTTCTTGTAAATCAGCAAGGGAAACTTCAAATACACGATGTTTCAGACCTTCGGAtgcaatttctaaaaaatttaaaatacaatttatcaataagcatattgttataaaattaacattaatatcaaattaatatgctcttttaaaatcaatttttatgcttgacaacattatttaaataggtaataataaattaacctcattattaattagaatTCTTGagcaaattattgtatttctcaataataaattgtaatagtataattcatatttccattagttaatttatttatttaggtagtGCTTGGAAGACAAAAGAATTTATGATCAATACTTGACATGACTATACAAggcaaaatatcattaaaggGCTTAACTATATTTACGTAACAGAATTAATaacgttaaaataaactacataAACATTGAAAACATACTGGTACTTTCctcaaataacttattaattatatcattaatttggAAGTTATTGGTGAGTGACAgctaaaaattgtcaaaaaaataacaaaaaaaaatgtgatgtgTGTGAtttcttctatattatattttatgtaattgaaTAGGGAAAAAACTACAAGTatctttttgaataaaaatctatGCTATTCaaaagttaacaataaaaatgtaattagcatttttaatacataataattgatttccaGAATATTAGTTGAACCCACAATACTTCACTGAatcaagttataataaataaaataatacaacctttttttcattaagaaaacaatatttacaatcttttacaacaaaataaagtaaGCTTGAAGTATAAAAGATTATATGAATGTACAACTTGAATGAAGTGTTCAGCGACACCACTTTAACAATACTTAatgaagtgtataatatatatgtacttagcatgctatttaattttaataattttaaatagttaataaactaTCATTTCtatcaatcaaaaataatatactgtaggtaattcaaaaaattagaaaGCTGGTTACATCAAATATTTGATCAGTTGACAAATTAAGGTTTTCTTCATCAACTTTAAAAACGCATACTAGGTATTGCCTCtgcatgtttatataaaaactttgCATATAACACGTCGTTTTAATGAAATCAACAgtcggtaaaaaaattatcaaaacacTTACTTGTTCCCTGTGTACGATTGACGAGTGTTTTACCAACATCGCGGTTTGTGAACATGCACGGGGCACGGACATTGTACCAATCTTTACGTGTGAACGGGTCGACGCTAAAAAAACGAAAcacaatacattaaatacacaAAGCCATACATTCTAGGATATGAACATTTAAACACCTACGTTTGGTTACGTTAATCGAAAATCTGTATACTTACATCTTCTTTTTTAAGCCTTTCTTGCCACCTTTTGACAGCCCCTTGTTTTTGCCAACAGCCATGAtggaaaagttaataaattaaattaatccaAACAATCCGAATACCTGCTCAACTATTTCCGACGAAATAGAAATGAAGAAGCGTTCAATGATTCCAACGTGGTTTGAAAAGGAAAGATATCGAGACTTAATGGCGAATAGGAAAATTGCCGACGAGCCACACACGCATGCGCAATATGATTTAATCCAAAGAGATCGTATATGTTTTgaggttattaaaataaaactaacgcGCGACTCTCATACAAATAGCGGCAAAATACgacattttgaatataaatattatagatgatattatgaatatcTATAAACGATACAATATTGAGTACTTGATTTTGAGTTATAAGccacacacatattatgtcTGTGTTATAAGCCcatcattaatcaataattaatatgcttTGAAAATTAGGACGAACGTTAATAAAAAGAGTATGATCTTCCAGGCTGtcgcatattatattcgtttattattaaaatgcattttatatcaTGAATAAGATGCCCCTGTCTGATGGAGACTTCGGGGAACTGTACAGTAGTTTTAATCAGTCATATTCATATACTCACTACTCTGATGCAGTTGTGCATATTTAGCCCCCATAGTAATTTCATCAAATTTCTGCTTATTGACGCAATATTGTATCACCCGCTACGTAAGATAGTTAGGTATATCATCGTACATTCGTACAAagcataaaaatgaaatcgaGGACGCTTGAATTTTGAAGCAATGAAGCTTGAACTAAGAAAAACATCGTTTGACCAGAAGGGACATATCCCTCTTCCTTTCTTTTTCTTGGTCATAACAAAGAGTAGTGGAGAAAGGATCTATATAGCCATAAAGGAGAGCCCGTGATAAACCTTTATCAGAAAAATCACAAGTCATTAATCAGTTATTAGTTAGACAGAGCGCTTCTAAGCTAGTCTacagtaaaattgtatttttttggactaagaaatattttcaataggtacaaaaaaaacacttaaattaGTTTgtgacttaatttattatacttattattatattatattatattatattattattattattacctgctATTGCACATCTACATTCTACGTATAGTTGCTTATATTATGAGGACTGCTatggaatattatagtttgcCGTAGAAAATGTGTTGAGACTTTGAGAGaacaattatatgatttatgaccTCTATTTGtccattttatcatattattattttatcacaaataAAACTTGTGTttgtaagtttatattatacatttatatcttaataattcATGGTACACAATACACACATTAATAATGTCCCATTAGCATAAACTAATTTTGttcatcataattcataatgtttattttggcAAAAAATGGTTGGAAAgtgataaacaaattatttttaggtatagCCGGTATCcatgacaaattaaaataagaattggtataataggtattatgtattatatataattctagggatataattcataatttaaaaaattataattagaataatagataataccaTAAGcaagtgataataattatagaagatAAGTAAAGATTtaatctatacctatattcaaTACCTATTCATGCCGCTATGGTAATGGCCAATCCGTAACATAGGTACGTGAAAagcgattaatttttttttacatttttgtattttcttaatttttcaaattaaaatttaaaatttgtgtagTACTTTAACTGTATACGGTGTATATAGTGAATTGATAGGTATCTAATAACACAGAACAGTAGAATATGGCTTGTAATATTGATCAATTTTTGGATCAGAATACACCGATCAATGAACCATTAAGGGGAAAATATATGAAGTAAGATttagtaacatattattattacattaaatgtataacaattttttagttaacaatacagtttctatttttttatttattttaaagtttattaatagattgtaaattgaaatttagatTAGTAATCActcttaaattgttttgaatgaTGCAtcctataatgtattatattatgaattaaatatagttgatgattaaaaatttcagatttaaattaaaatgttgtactGATTTTACAGAAGTTTTGGTTACCATTCTCTAATGCATAGAATGCCAGATGTATTTACTGCAATGACTGATTTATTAAAAGCCGAACAATTCAACTTGGTAAGAACttagtgtttgtttttttgttttatccgcttata
The DNA window shown above is from Aphis gossypii isolate Hap1 chromosome 2, ASM2018417v2, whole genome shotgun sequence and carries:
- the LOC114123333 gene encoding 40S ribosomal protein S3a, with the translated sequence MAVGKNKGLSKGGKKGLKKKIVDPFTRKDWYNVRAPCMFTNRDVGKTLVNRTQGTKIASEGLKHRVFEVSLADLQEDDGAERSFRKFKLIAEDVKGRNVLTNFHGMDLTTDKLRSMVKKWQTLIEANVDVKTTDGYLLRVFCIGFTSKDQSSTRKTCYAQHTQVRAIRKKMVETITEEIVKSDLKEVVNKLRPDSIAKEIEKKCQSIYPLHDVFIRKVKVLKKPRMDIGKLMEFHSDEGVTTVVDEETGVQVDRPEGYEPPVQESV